The Streptomyces sp. R28 region TCTCGAGCGGCTGCGGCTGCCGGCCGATGCACAGCGCGGCGAGCCGGTCGGTGGTCTGCGCGAGCGCACGGGCGCCGTCCCGTGCCCGGTCGGCGGCATCGGGGGTCAGGGCGGCCGTGGGCAGGTCGAAACGGGGCAGCCACTGGGCGCCGAGCACGATGTGGTGGGCGGTGATGAGCACGGCGTGCCAGTCGGCGCGCACGGGCGCGTCGACCCCCGGTTCGCTGCGGAACTGGGCGTAGGCGGACTCGGCCAGGCGCAGCCGGTGCAGGGCGGGGCGCGTCGACGGGGCCGGGACCGAGCCGGGTGGCACGGCGGTCAGCGTGTCGACGGTGCCGTTGATCAGCGGGCCGCACTCCTGCAGCAGCCCCGCCATCGTTCTGCGCACCTCTCTGCGCGCGCCGGCCGGCCAGGCGAGCATCGCGCACAGCAGACCGATGGCGCTGCCGGTCACCACGTCGACGATCCGCGCCTCGGCCAGTTGCCAGGAGGCCGGGGCGATCTGGGCGAACGCGGTGGCCACCACCAGCGTGAACAGGCCCTGCGCCCAGGCGATGCCGAGCAGCGGACCGAGCGCGAAGGCGATCAGCATGGCCGGGGCGAGGATCGCGGCGTAGGCGTCGGTGTGCCGGCCGAGCCCGATGAGCAGGGCGCCCGCCGCGACGGCGCCGACCAGGTTGCCCGTGACTGCCTGGCGGATGGCCGTCCAGGTCTCTCCGACGGTGGTCCGGCTCAGCGTCAGCACCGCCAGCAGCACCCAGAAGCCGTGGGTCAGGTCGAGCGAACCGGCGACGAGCCGTGCGGCGGCCAGCGCCACGGCGATCCGTACCGCGTTCTGGAACTGCACCGAACGGATCGTCATGTTGCCGGTGATCCGGCGCGCCCACAGCCGGGGCGTGGCGGCCTGCGTGTACCAGAAGAGCTCCCGGGGCTCGATCGGCGGGGTGCGGCGCCCGTCGAGGCCGACCCGTACGGAGACCTCCAGGATGCGCACCGACTCGGCGACGGCGAACAGCGCCGCCTGCCGCCGCAGCACCGGCACCGGTCCCGGTCCCGGCAGGGTCGGTACCTCGTCGGCGGCCCCCGTCACCTGCCGCACGCGCATCTGCTGGAAGTCGTCGATGGCCTTGTCCATCCGCAGCCCCGCCCACGGACCGGGATCAGCCCGGCCCGTGCGCAGGGCTGCGGCGGTCTCCTCGCACTGGGACACCACCTGCGGCAGCAGCGGCCGCCCAGCCGCCGTGACGGTACGGCCGCCGCATTCGCCGACTCCCGCACCCTCCCGGACGAAGGCGTGAAACTCTCCGGTCTCGGTCAGATGGGCCAGTTGTTCGAGCAGTCGGCGGGCAGCGGCCCCCGCCTGGGAGAGGCCGCGGACCGCACGGCCGGGGCCCGCGGGGCGTTCCGCGGCCGGGATGTTGGACAACCGCAGCCGCGCACCGGCCTCCCGCAGGGCCTCGGCAGACAGGACCGTGCGCCCTGCGATGGTGTCGCCGGCCGTCGCCAGTGCGGCCGCGAGGGCCGTCCGGTACGTCGGGTCCGGCGGCTGGGGCAGCAGGAACAGCTCGCAGAGCGCCAGCACGACCACTCCGAAGGTGAGCCCGGCCAGCCGTAGCCCGAGGGTCTCGGGTTCGTACGGCGGGAAGCAGGCCAGGATGTAGAAGAGCTGGAGTCCCGGCGCCGCTCCGGCGGGGCGCGGCCCCGCGATCACCGCGAAGGCGAGGAGAAAGCCCACGCCGAGCATGCCGAGCACCGCCGCCCAGGTCTCCACTGCCAGTACGGTGCCCAGCGCGACCAGCAGCAGGCCGATGGGCAGCGCCTTGAGCATCACCTCGGCCCGCTGCCGCCCGGACCCGGGGATCGGGGACAGCAGGCCGAGGGCGATCGGCGCGAACAAGGCGTACAGCGCCAGTACCGGTTCTTCGAGCCCGTACACGAAGGTGTAGAAGCCCGTGGAGGCGGCGAGAGTCACCCGCACCGACCGGTGCAGGATCCGCGTCCGCTCCGCCCTGCCCTTCACGGCAGGCACCCGCCACGTGGCGCCCGCGAGCCGAGCGGCGAAACCCTGCCGAGAACCCGGAGCCGATGGCGTAGGCCAATGCCGCCGACGGAAGCCGTCTGGATCACCACACCGGCGTACGTCGAGCCGAGACCGACCGTGACCTGACAGAGCGCGATGCCTGGCGTTGCCGTCCGCGCGGCCGGCGAAGCCTCAGCGCCCATGAGCACGTTCCTCTCGGGCCGACACCGCCGCGGCGTCGAGGGCGGGCCGGACATGCGATCCACTGCCCATTGTCGGCCGCCCCCATGGGGAGCGCAGCCCGACGGGTCGCGACGCGTCGGCCGCCGACCCGGCGAAGACGAAGCGCTCTGCGCCATCCCGCACCGTGGCGGCGCATCCGCCGAGGGTGTCGGCGACAGTGCGGGCGTGAGCGTCCACCTGTCGGTGGAGTTCTTCGCCGCGACCACCGGCGAGAGCTGGTCCGCGACGTGCCCGGGGACCACACCGTCGCCCGGCCCGCGGCCGAGCAGTACCAACTGCCCGTCGTGCAGTGGGTGTTCCGCACGCCCGAGGGATGGAAGCGCGCCGACGTCGACGCCGCCGCCCACCGCGCCCTGCTCGCGATCGAGACCGTTGCCTACGCCGACGACACCTCGTACGCCGGGCTGTACCCGCTGTCGCTGAGCGCGCGCACGCAGGTGCTCAAGGGGCGGCTCAACTCCGGCGAGGTCATCGGGTACTCCACGAACACCGAGCCGCACCCGACCATGGCCCAGCCGTTCCGGCTCGCGCGGGCCCATACCCGGAGCATCGTGCGGCCGCCGGGGCAGTCCGATTCGAGCCGGCTCGACCAGACGCTGCAGAGCCGGGTGTTCGACGTCGGTCTCGACATCGTCGAAGCCGTCGTGTCACTCATGCCGCCCGCGTGGGAGAACGACCGGACCCTGCCCGTCGCCGTCCGGGACATGCTGGAGTGCTTCTCGCTGTACGAGGAGAAGAACGACGGTCCGGCGGCCGTGATCTTCAGCGACGGTGATGTCGTCGGCGCCCGGCTCGACCGGCTCGGGCTGCGCACGGGTCGGCGGATGCGGAGGCGCGAGGTGCTCGAAGCCCTTGCCGCCCGTCCTTGAAAGGGCGAGGGGCCGCATGCGGACGGTCAGGGCGTCGTAGCGAACCCGGAGTCCGTGGCGGGCACGGCTCCCGCGGGCCCGGTGCTGGCCCGCAGGGAGATCGGCGGCCTGAGCAGGTGGTGCCGAGGCGGCGCGGCGGGCTGGTCGAGCCGCTCCACCAGCAGGTCGACGGCGAGTCGGCCCAGCTCGGCCGCCGGTACGTCCGCCGCGGTGAGCTGTGGGGTCATCGTCTCCGCCCAGCGGGCTGCCACGACCCCGGTGACGGAGAAGTCACGCGGCACATGGCGGCCGGCCAGGGCCAGGCCCCGGTAGAGACCGCCGAGTGAGGCCTCGTTCAGTGTGACCAGGGCCGTGGTGGCCGGGTCGTCGTGCAGGATCCGTTCCACGCACGCCTGGCCCGAGGCGGCGTCGTCGCCGCAGCAGTACGTCCGGACGGTCAGCCCGCGCTCGGCCGCGGCTTTCGTGAAGCCGTCCAGACCCCGGTGCGCGGACTCGTAACCGGCCCGCAGCAGCTGCTCCGGACGGTTGACGAAGGCGACCCGCCGGTGGCCGAGGTCCGCCAGGTGGTGAACGCAGGCCGCCGCCAGCGCGGTGTGGTCCAGGCCCACCCACCAACCGCTCTCGGGACGAGCGGTACGGCCGATGGCGACGGAGGGGAAGTCCAGTTCGGCCAGGTGATCGACCCGGTCGTCCTCCAGCCTGATCTCCATCAGGATCGCGCCGTCGACCCGCCGCTCCCCCAGCAGCCGCTGGAAGGAGCGGTCGCTGTCCACACCGCTGGGCGACAGCAGCACGTCGTAGTCGTAGGTCGCGGCGGCCTCCACCACGCTGCCGATGAAGTCCAGCTGCATGCCCGTGTAGTGGTTCCCGGCCGGTGGGAAGACCAGGCCGAGGGTGCTGGTCCGCCCGTTGGCCAGGGCGCGGGCGCTGGCGCTCGGCTGGTAGCCCAGTTCGTCGACGACCTGCTGGATCTTCCGGCGCGTGTCCTCCGACACCGGGCGCTTGCCGCTCAGGGCATAGGACACAGTGCTCCGCGAGACACCGGCTCGCCGGGCGATCTCACCGATGTTCACGGCACTCCTAGCTCGAACCGGTTCGTATGACAGCGAACGTAGGAACTGACCGCACCCCTGTCAACACTCGGGAAACGCAGCACTCCGGCCAACAGGGATGTCGCCAAGATCCTGCTGCAGAAGGGATTGCTGCCCGGAAGCCTCAGTGTTAGCTTCCCCGAACCGGTTCGACGCGCGGCCCTCTCCCATGGAGCGACGGGATACCCGTGCCACGCCTTCGAACCGCGCAGCCGCCTGCCCGCAACCTGACCCAACCCCTCCCTTTTTCGCCTGCCAAAGCCGAACCGGTTCGACGAGCACGCCACCCGAGGTGGCCCCCGGGACCTGCCACTCACCGAGGCGTGCCCGACCGGACCCGGAACCCGTTACTCGATGATTGAGGACGTCATCCATGTCATCCGCTGACCGATCGACGCGGCGCCGAGCCCCGGCCGCGATAGCCCTGACTCTCGGCGCCGGCCTGCTGGCCGCACCCGCCGGTCCCGCCCAGGCGGGCGAGACGCCGCGGCCCGCTGCCCGCTACACCTTCGACCAGGACGACCTCGCCTCCGGCAGCATCACCGACAGTTCCGGCAACGGCCTGAACGCGACCCTGGTGAACGGCTCCACCGCCCGGTCCGTCGCGGGCGCGGACGGCGGCAAGGCGCTGGCCCTGCCCGGCGGGGCCCCCACGTCGAACGGCGCGTATGTGCGCCTGCCGCGCGAAGTGCTCGCGGACACCACGGACCTGACCGTCTCCGCCCGCGTGAAGTGGAGCGGTGACAAGTCGCCGTGGCAGCGGATCTTCGACCTGGGCACCGACACCACGAAGTACCTCTTCAGCACCCCGTACAACAGCAGCGGGCTGCTCCAGACCTCCGTGACCACCGGCGGAGGCGGAGCGCAGGCACAGGTCCGCGGCTACGCGATGCTTCCCGCGGACGCGTGGCGGACGGTCACCGTCACCCTGGACACCACCGCAGGCCGGCTCACCACCTACCTGGACGGTGTGGCGGTCTCCTCCGCCGCGACCGGTATCAAGGCCAACGAGCTGCTGGACGGTTCGGCCACGGCCGCCGGTTACATCGGCAAGTCCCTCTGGCCGGACCCCCTGCTCAAAGGCGCGATCGACGACTTCACCGTGTGGCACACGGCGCTCAGCGCCGAGCAGGTGGCCGGTACCGTCGGGACCGTGCCGACCGTCCAGGAGCTCTCGAAGACGTCCTTCGACGTGCGCACCACGACCGGGACCGCTCCGTCGCTCCCGGGCGCCGTCCGCTCCTCCTTCTCCGACGGCTACGACCGCGACACGCCCCTCACCTGGGACGCCGTACCGCCCGAGAAGTACGCCCGGCCCGGGACGTTCACGGTGTCGGGAACGGCGGCCGGACGCGCCGTGAAGGCGACCGTCACCGTGGTCCGCGAGGGACAGCTCACCGTCGACCTCGACTCCGACACCGGCGCGTTCCACGGCGGCGCCTCCGGCACGCTGTACGGCGTGTACGGACCGGACGTCCCCACCAACAACCTCATGGAGGGCATGGGCCTGCGCACGGTCTCCACCAAGGCGCAGGACGGCCCGCAGCATCCCGGCGCCGACGCGCTGGAGGTCGTGAAGCCGCTGCCCGACTCCACCGACGGTGACGTGTACATCTACATGACCGACATCCACCGCGGCTTCCCGTACCAGTGGCCGGGCGCCACTCCCGAGGAGAAGATCAAGCTCTACAAGGAGAAGATCGCGGGGCAGGTCGATCAGGTCCTGCGGCTGCCCGAGCAGTACCGGGACAACGTCGTCTTCGTGCCGTTCAACGAGCCCGAGGGCAACATGTTCGGCACCGGCGAGTGGAGCTACGACAAGGTCAGCTGGCTGGACGACCCGGACGACTTCTTCGCCGCCTGGGACGACGCGTACCAGCTCATCAAGTCCAGGATGCCCAGCGCCCGTATCGCCGGCCCCAACACCAGCGTCCTCTACGACCAGGTGAAGGGCTTCCTCACCCACACCCTGGCCGCCAGCACCCTCCCGGACGTCATCACCTGGCACGAGCTGAGCCACCCGGAGGCGGTACGCGAAAGCGTCGCCAGATACCGGGCGTGGGAGAAGGAGTTGTTCAAGGGCACCGACCGCGCCGGCACCCAACTCCCCGTCAACATCAACGAGTACGCCTTCAACTACCACACCTCCGTCCCCGGCCAGATGATCCAGTGGGTCTCCGCGATCGAGGAGTCCAAGGTCGACGCCGACATCGCGTACTGGAACATCGACGGCAACCTCTCCGACTCCGCGGTGCAGTCCAACCGCGGCAACGGCCAGTGGTGGCTGCTGAACTCGTACGCCTCGATGAGCGGGCACACGGTGAAGGTGACGCCGCCGTTCCCCGGCGAGAACTACACCATGCAGGGCGTCGCCACACTCGACGAGAAGAAGAAGCAGGCCAGGCTGATCTTCGGCGGTTCCACCGGCAAGGGCCACATCACCTTCGCGGGTGTCCCGAAGAGGCTCTTCGGGGACCGGGTGCACGCCTGGGTGAAGGAGGTCGAGTGGAGCGGGCAGGTGGGCGACAGCTCCGGCCCGAAGCTGCTTTCCGAGCAGAACCTGAAGGTCGCGGGCGACGGCACGGTCGTCGTCGACTTCGGCGACGGGGGGCTGCCGGCGCTGAAGGAGTCCTCCGCGTACGAGATCGTCCTCAGCCCGGCCGGGAAGGCGAAGGGCACGCAGTCCCCGCCGGTGCGCTGGCAGGCGTCGTACGAGGCCGAGGACGCCGCCCACACCGGGTCCGGCTACTCCAGGAACGGTCCTGAGGGTTCACCGCGCGACGTGTCGAAGTTCTACACCTCCGGCGGCTACGACGTGGGCGGCCTGCGCACCGGCTCGGACGTCACGCTCGACTTCACCGTGGACGTGCCCGAGGACGGCACCTACGACCTGAGCACCTTCGCCAACTCCCTCAACACGTTCGACAAGGTGAAGGAGCAGGGTCCCACCAACGTCTTCCTGCGCGTGGACGGCAAGGCGGACAGCGAGCAGGAGCTGTACCTGCCGCTCGGCTACAAGTGGGTGGTGTGGGACCACGCCGACACCAAGGTCCACCTCACCAAGGGCAAGCACACCCTGACGCTGGCCGCGAAGAGCCTCGACGGCAAGCGCGTCACGAAGGGGGACGCCATCGTCGACCGCCTCACCCTCGCCCTCCCCAAGGCTTCGGCGGCCACCCAGGTGTACGAGGGCGAACTGGCCTGGCTGGGCGGCGGGGCACGGCCGGTCTACGACCTGCCGAAGCAGGCGGCCTCCGGCTCGGGCGCGGCCCGGCTCGCCAAGGGCCAGACCGCCACGTTCTGGGTCTACTCCGCCGCCGACCGCGAAGCCACCCTCGGCGTCGACACCCTCGGCGGCACGGGCTCCCGGCTCTCCGTCAACGGGCACGACGTCCTGCGCCTGGCCAAGGGCGGGAGCAGCGTGGCGGTCTCCCTGTCCGGCGGCCTCAACAAGGTGACCGTGACCGGCGGTTCGTCCACGACGCTCGTCGACCGGCTGACGGTGACGCCGACCGAGGGCACGCTGCCGACACGTACGTACGAGGCCGGCGCCGCCGAGCTCGCGGGCTCGGCCACCCTCGCCCCGCTCTCGCTGGCCACCGACGGCACGGCGATCACCGGCATCGGCGGGGACCCCGGCAACGGCAACACGGCGACGTTCAAGGTCACCGCCGACCACGGCGGCCTGTACGCGCTGCGCATCCGCTACTCCAACCCCGAGCAGTCCGAGGCCACGCACTACAACCCGGACCCACTCGCCCGCCATGCCGACAT contains the following coding sequences:
- a CDS encoding LamG-like jellyroll fold domain-containing protein encodes the protein MSSADRSTRRRAPAAIALTLGAGLLAAPAGPAQAGETPRPAARYTFDQDDLASGSITDSSGNGLNATLVNGSTARSVAGADGGKALALPGGAPTSNGAYVRLPREVLADTTDLTVSARVKWSGDKSPWQRIFDLGTDTTKYLFSTPYNSSGLLQTSVTTGGGGAQAQVRGYAMLPADAWRTVTVTLDTTAGRLTTYLDGVAVSSAATGIKANELLDGSATAAGYIGKSLWPDPLLKGAIDDFTVWHTALSAEQVAGTVGTVPTVQELSKTSFDVRTTTGTAPSLPGAVRSSFSDGYDRDTPLTWDAVPPEKYARPGTFTVSGTAAGRAVKATVTVVREGQLTVDLDSDTGAFHGGASGTLYGVYGPDVPTNNLMEGMGLRTVSTKAQDGPQHPGADALEVVKPLPDSTDGDVYIYMTDIHRGFPYQWPGATPEEKIKLYKEKIAGQVDQVLRLPEQYRDNVVFVPFNEPEGNMFGTGEWSYDKVSWLDDPDDFFAAWDDAYQLIKSRMPSARIAGPNTSVLYDQVKGFLTHTLAASTLPDVITWHELSHPEAVRESVARYRAWEKELFKGTDRAGTQLPVNINEYAFNYHTSVPGQMIQWVSAIEESKVDADIAYWNIDGNLSDSAVQSNRGNGQWWLLNSYASMSGHTVKVTPPFPGENYTMQGVATLDEKKKQARLIFGGSTGKGHITFAGVPKRLFGDRVHAWVKEVEWSGQVGDSSGPKLLSEQNLKVAGDGTVVVDFGDGGLPALKESSAYEIVLSPAGKAKGTQSPPVRWQASYEAEDAAHTGSGYSRNGPEGSPRDVSKFYTSGGYDVGGLRTGSDVTLDFTVDVPEDGTYDLSTFANSLNTFDKVKEQGPTNVFLRVDGKADSEQELYLPLGYKWVVWDHADTKVHLTKGKHTLTLAAKSLDGKRVTKGDAIVDRLTLALPKASAATQVYEGELAWLGGGARPVYDLPKQAASGSGAARLAKGQTATFWVYSAADREATLGVDTLGGTGSRLSVNGHDVLRLAKGGSSVAVSLSGGLNKVTVTGGSSTTLVDRLTVTPTEGTLPTRTYEAGAAELAGSATLAPLSLATDGTAITGIGGDPGNGNTATFKVTADHGGLYALRIRYSNPEQSEATHYNPDPLARHADISVNGGEARRVGFPHSFHQNNFWELTVPVHLDKGQNTIVFRSEELPNFDGTTYASDTFPGVLLRSRNAPLIDRITVAPYAREVR
- a CDS encoding FUSC family protein — protein: MKGRAERTRILHRSVRVTLAASTGFYTFVYGLEEPVLALYALFAPIALGLLSPIPGSGRQRAEVMLKALPIGLLLVALGTVLAVETWAAVLGMLGVGFLLAFAVIAGPRPAGAAPGLQLFYILACFPPYEPETLGLRLAGLTFGVVVLALCELFLLPQPPDPTYRTALAAALATAGDTIAGRTVLSAEALREAGARLRLSNIPAAERPAGPGRAVRGLSQAGAAARRLLEQLAHLTETGEFHAFVREGAGVGECGGRTVTAAGRPLLPQVVSQCEETAAALRTGRADPGPWAGLRMDKAIDDFQQMRVRQVTGAADEVPTLPGPGPVPVLRRQAALFAVAESVRILEVSVRVGLDGRRTPPIEPRELFWYTQAATPRLWARRITGNMTIRSVQFQNAVRIAVALAAARLVAGSLDLTHGFWVLLAVLTLSRTTVGETWTAIRQAVTGNLVGAVAAGALLIGLGRHTDAYAAILAPAMLIAFALGPLLGIAWAQGLFTLVVATAFAQIAPASWQLAEARIVDVVTGSAIGLLCAMLAWPAGARREVRRTMAGLLQECGPLINGTVDTLTAVPPGSVPAPSTRPALHRLRLAESAYAQFRSEPGVDAPVRADWHAVLITAHHIVLGAQWLPRFDLPTAALTPDAADRARDGARALAQTTDRLAALCIGRQPQPLETGPTPSEPSGPPLPALVDLDVWLRSLTAQLTRIEAGLPEAVRRAPRGRPAVGSAGSVPQPGGQAGRGAP
- a CDS encoding LacI family DNA-binding transcriptional regulator; translation: MNIGEIARRAGVSRSTVSYALSGKRPVSEDTRRKIQQVVDELGYQPSASARALANGRTSTLGLVFPPAGNHYTGMQLDFIGSVVEAAATYDYDVLLSPSGVDSDRSFQRLLGERRVDGAILMEIRLEDDRVDHLAELDFPSVAIGRTARPESGWWVGLDHTALAAACVHHLADLGHRRVAFVNRPEQLLRAGYESAHRGLDGFTKAAAERGLTVRTYCCGDDAASGQACVERILHDDPATTALVTLNEASLGGLYRGLALAGRHVPRDFSVTGVVAARWAETMTPQLTAADVPAAELGRLAVDLLVERLDQPAAPPRHHLLRPPISLRASTGPAGAVPATDSGFATTP